The following proteins come from a genomic window of Candidatus Binataceae bacterium:
- a CDS encoding sigma factor-like helix-turn-helix DNA-binding protein: protein MGIKSAKRQRFEGEVLPELNVLFAAALYLSRSQDEANDLCEKTMVRAYRAFNGRIAANCRSWLLSILHDIVRAESLAQPAPAVAAADTASVGGPAKGRRSVEDSGVDRALQSLPADCRAAVVMVDVANLNYGEAAKVLAIPVETLRAQISRGRALMRNALAPLRGPGGLASA, encoded by the coding sequence ATGGGAATCAAGTCAGCCAAGCGGCAACGCTTCGAAGGGGAGGTCTTGCCGGAACTGAACGTTCTCTTTGCGGCGGCGCTTTATCTTTCGCGCAGCCAGGACGAGGCGAACGATCTCTGCGAAAAAACGATGGTGCGCGCGTATCGCGCGTTCAACGGTCGAATCGCGGCGAACTGCCGCTCGTGGCTGCTGTCAATCCTGCATGACATCGTTCGCGCGGAATCGTTAGCGCAGCCTGCGCCCGCAGTCGCCGCAGCTGACACCGCGTCGGTTGGCGGACCGGCTAAGGGGCGACGCTCAGTTGAAGATTCCGGCGTCGATCGCGCGCTGCAGAGTTTGCCAGCCGACTGCAGGGCGGCGGTGGTGATGGTCGACGTCGCGAACTTGAACTATGGAGAGGCGGCGAAGGTCCTGGCGATCCCGGTCGAGACCTTGCGTGCGCAGATTTCCAGGGGACGAGCGCTGATGCGCAATGCGCTCGCGCCGTTGCGCGGTCCCGGAGGGCTTGCCAGTGCCTGA
- a CDS encoding sugar phosphate nucleotidyltransferase — translation MPLLKTASELRCAIVLAGGDGQRLRPLTRRITGFEIPKQFCPILGNETLLSQTRRRIALMFKPAETMLLLNGEHEDLYASHVGGLPETNLLVQPANRGTAAGILYSLLRAADRGAETIAFFPSDHYISDDERFMRHVEVAFDAVHEMPGLTVMLGIPAEGPEVQYGWIDPAGSTSMPTPFAFHGLRGIRRFWEKPSPAIADQLFRRGCLWNSFVMVSGVSNMLELFRRSVPELYSKFDAVWTSLGTRSEHRVMRSLYPNLPNVGFSTEILERFSPEMGVLPIRGIEWSDLGEPARVMEILGRRGLSPAWLQQA, via the coding sequence GTGCCACTCTTGAAAACGGCGAGCGAGCTTCGTTGCGCGATCGTATTGGCCGGTGGGGATGGCCAGCGTCTGCGTCCTCTGACCCGCCGAATCACTGGCTTCGAGATCCCCAAGCAGTTCTGCCCGATACTCGGCAACGAGACCCTGCTTTCGCAGACGCGGCGCCGGATTGCGCTGATGTTCAAGCCGGCCGAGACGATGCTGTTGCTCAATGGCGAGCATGAAGATCTTTACGCATCGCACGTCGGTGGCCTGCCCGAGACGAATCTCCTCGTTCAGCCTGCAAATCGCGGCACTGCCGCTGGTATCCTGTATTCGCTGCTGCGAGCCGCAGATCGCGGCGCCGAGACCATCGCCTTCTTTCCCTCCGATCATTACATCAGCGACGACGAGCGCTTCATGCGTCACGTCGAAGTCGCGTTCGATGCCGTCCATGAGATGCCGGGGCTCACTGTGATGCTCGGGATCCCGGCCGAAGGCCCTGAAGTCCAGTATGGCTGGATTGATCCCGCCGGCAGCACCTCGATGCCGACGCCGTTCGCCTTCCACGGGCTACGTGGAATCCGACGATTCTGGGAAAAACCATCACCAGCTATAGCTGACCAGCTTTTTCGCCGGGGCTGCCTGTGGAACAGTTTCGTGATGGTCTCGGGCGTGAGCAACATGCTCGAGCTGTTCAGGCGCTCGGTACCGGAGCTGTACAGCAAGTTCGACGCGGTCTGGACCTCGCTCGGCACGCGCTCGGAGCATCGCGTGATGCGCTCGCTATATCCCAACCTGCCGAATGTCGGGTTTTCGACCGAGATTCTGGAGCGTTTCTCGCCGGAGATGGGCGTACTGCCAATCCGCGGCATCGAGTGGAGCGATCTCGGCGAGCCCGCTCGCGTGATGGAGATCCTGGGCCGCCGCGGCCTCTCCCCGGCCTGGCTGCAGCAAGCCTGA
- a CDS encoding type II toxin-antitoxin system VapC family toxin has translation MYLLDTIVLSELRKKERCDPHVRQWFLQIPEHEVFVSVLAIGEIRQEIERLRRRNPHGVHQLEGWLHELLRSLGDRLLPVDKAIAQRWGRINAHHQFFVVDALMAATAAVHDLTFVTRNAKDVERSGVSCFNPFED, from the coding sequence ATGTATCTCCTGGACACCATTGTGCTCTCAGAACTGCGCAAGAAAGAAAGGTGCGATCCGCACGTTCGGCAATGGTTTCTACAGATCCCTGAACACGAGGTTTTCGTAAGCGTTCTGGCCATCGGCGAGATTCGGCAAGAGATAGAGCGCTTGCGGCGACGAAATCCGCATGGAGTGCATCAACTGGAAGGCTGGTTACATGAGTTGCTTCGATCGCTTGGAGACCGTCTGCTACCGGTAGACAAGGCAATCGCGCAACGTTGGGGCCGGATAAACGCTCACCACCAGTTTTTTGTGGTTGACGCCTTAATGGCAGCTACCGCCGCAGTGCACGACCTTACCTTCGTCACTCGGAACGCCAAGGACGTCGAACGCAGCGGCGTCAGTTGCTTCAATCCGTTCGAAGACTAA
- a CDS encoding dienelactone hydrolase family protein, whose product MKTETIEYKDGDVTLRGYLAYDETRQGKRPGVLVMPEAFGLGAHAKERAERIAALGYVAFAGDPYGDGMQFTDLQKAIEKAMTLFGKPGALRARGRAALDKLKSFPQVDGNRLASIGFCMGGTFSLELARAGEPLRGIVSFHGGLQTQTPAEAGKVKAKVLVCTGADDPMIPVQQVTDFEAEMTKAGADWQVISYGGTVHSFTNRDADQLGNPGIKYNKSADQRSWNSMVSFFEEVFAA is encoded by the coding sequence ATGAAGACTGAAACCATCGAATACAAGGACGGCGACGTAACGCTCCGCGGCTACCTCGCCTATGACGAAACCAGGCAGGGCAAGCGCCCCGGAGTGCTGGTGATGCCGGAGGCGTTCGGCCTCGGCGCGCACGCCAAAGAGCGCGCGGAGCGTATCGCCGCGCTCGGTTACGTCGCGTTCGCCGGCGATCCATATGGCGACGGCATGCAGTTCACCGATCTGCAGAAGGCGATCGAAAAAGCGATGACGCTCTTCGGCAAGCCCGGCGCATTACGCGCGCGCGGCCGCGCGGCGCTCGACAAGCTCAAGTCATTTCCGCAGGTCGATGGAAATCGCCTCGCGTCGATCGGCTTCTGCATGGGCGGGACGTTTTCGCTGGAGCTCGCACGCGCAGGCGAACCGTTGCGTGGGATTGTGTCGTTCCATGGCGGATTGCAGACGCAGACGCCCGCAGAGGCCGGCAAGGTCAAGGCTAAGGTGCTGGTTTGCACCGGGGCCGACGATCCGATGATCCCGGTTCAGCAGGTCACCGACTTCGAAGCCGAGATGACCAAGGCCGGCGCCGATTGGCAGGTCATCAGCTACGGCGGCACCGTTCATAGCTTCACGAATCGCGATGCCGACCAGCTCGGGAATCCCGGCATCAAGTACAACAAGTCCGCCGACCAGCGTTCGTGGAACTCGATGGTGTCGTTCTTCGAGGAAGTCTTCGCAGCGTAA
- a CDS encoding DUF1302 family protein yields the protein MEAYKAVRSRSLAILIISALVYVASFSEQARAQDLSLNLADQFGRSIFTGAAQPMLDLSHSDSPLSGLSITGLLSNTSGMWASSAELTNFGRAAGEHHGANSLSVERNWIQADSNYVLDGNNKFFVRFWGVYEPPYPWESTNILSEQQVYDKSQSQFYNQYTVRDAFWKNTTGPLTLFLGRQIVTWGESLSFRVGDVINPQDLSWNFGFANLEQSRLPLWMVHPILNLPKAGPFTDNFIEGVWAPAWQPMYTNVDYADNRYAGLHSIAGSVNLQPPGGARFDTYPYPFTTPAQTPPGMQAAFPQVTNLVSQVQTYRLPSDTWANSVEGFRLHTLVEDAEITALYWHGHQLNNTMFVNGTPQIGQTFQFRYPELNDVGITLNRPIYIPVGALANVPFVLRTEGVWQDRTPFNTLNTARPSAVVYSSTLNTLAALDVDGLATPWLSRTGALTLNLEWNNYTILSPNKDLVYGGYAEHWRHNEENLLFSASTSWWWGAVVPTPTAIFNPDGNTWEFFPNIVLTPPWTNKYLLMLEFIGVLSNDKYSAYAGGNFKGKNILLMQFQYNFDLVRGRN from the coding sequence TTGGAAGCTTACAAGGCGGTGCGGTCGCGCAGCCTCGCGATCCTGATCATATCGGCGCTGGTTTACGTCGCGAGCTTTTCCGAGCAGGCTCGGGCGCAAGATTTATCGCTTAATTTAGCCGATCAGTTCGGTCGCAGCATCTTCACGGGCGCAGCGCAGCCGATGCTCGATCTCAGTCATTCCGATTCTCCGCTCAGCGGACTATCGATTACGGGTCTTTTGAGCAACACGAGCGGGATGTGGGCCAGCTCCGCCGAGCTAACCAACTTCGGGCGCGCGGCAGGGGAGCATCACGGCGCAAATTCACTTTCTGTCGAACGCAATTGGATCCAGGCCGACTCCAACTACGTACTCGACGGCAATAACAAGTTCTTCGTCCGATTCTGGGGCGTCTACGAGCCGCCATATCCGTGGGAATCGACTAATATTCTCAGCGAGCAACAGGTTTACGATAAGAGCCAGTCGCAATTTTATAACCAGTATACTGTTCGCGATGCGTTCTGGAAAAATACCACTGGCCCGTTGACACTATTTCTCGGGCGCCAGATCGTAACGTGGGGCGAGTCGTTATCGTTTCGCGTTGGCGATGTTATCAATCCGCAGGATCTGAGTTGGAACTTCGGCTTCGCCAACCTCGAGCAGTCGCGCCTGCCGCTCTGGATGGTCCATCCGATTTTGAACCTGCCCAAGGCCGGTCCCTTCACCGACAACTTCATCGAAGGCGTATGGGCGCCCGCGTGGCAGCCGATGTACACCAACGTCGATTACGCCGACAACCGCTACGCCGGTCTGCACTCGATCGCGGGTTCAGTGAACCTCCAGCCGCCCGGCGGCGCGCGCTTCGATACCTATCCGTATCCGTTCACGACGCCCGCGCAAACGCCGCCCGGGATGCAAGCTGCATTTCCGCAAGTGACGAATCTCGTTAGCCAGGTGCAAACCTACCGCCTGCCCTCAGACACTTGGGCGAATTCGGTCGAAGGATTTCGGCTGCATACGCTTGTTGAGGACGCCGAGATAACGGCGCTTTACTGGCACGGTCATCAGCTCAACAACACCATGTTCGTTAACGGCACACCGCAGATCGGTCAGACGTTTCAGTTTCGTTATCCCGAGCTGAACGATGTCGGTATCACATTGAATCGCCCGATCTATATTCCGGTCGGCGCCTTGGCGAACGTGCCCTTCGTGTTGCGCACCGAAGGCGTATGGCAAGATCGCACGCCCTTCAACACGCTCAATACCGCGCGGCCGAGCGCCGTCGTATATTCGAGCACGCTGAACACGCTCGCTGCGCTCGACGTCGATGGTCTCGCAACGCCGTGGCTCTCACGCACCGGCGCGCTCACACTAAACCTGGAATGGAACAACTACACGATCCTGAGCCCCAACAAAGATCTGGTCTATGGCGGATACGCGGAGCATTGGCGCCATAACGAAGAGAATCTCCTGTTCAGTGCGAGCACGAGTTGGTGGTGGGGCGCAGTCGTGCCGACGCCGACGGCGATCTTCAATCCCGATGGCAATACATGGGAGTTCTTTCCGAATATAGTTCTGACACCGCCGTGGACCAACAAGTATCTGCTGATGCTCGAATTTATTGGCGTGCTCTCAAACGACAAGTACAGCGCCTATGCGGGCGGTAACTTCAAGGGCAAGAATATCCTGCTGATGCAGTTTCAGTACAATTTCGATTTGGTGCGCGGACGGAACTGA
- a CDS encoding type II toxin-antitoxin system Phd/YefM family antitoxin: protein MKWQVQQAKARFSEMVERAIKDGPQTITRHGKPVAVLVRAEDFDRPSKGRRSFKEILMSGPDIDLKIVRSREKARKVDL, encoded by the coding sequence ATGAAGTGGCAGGTGCAGCAGGCGAAGGCGCGATTCAGTGAGATGGTCGAGCGTGCGATAAAAGACGGTCCACAGACCATCACACGTCACGGCAAACCCGTCGCGGTGCTCGTCCGCGCCGAAGACTTCGATCGGCCGAGCAAGGGAAGGCGTAGTTTCAAGGAAATCCTTATGTCCGGCCCGGATATCGATCTGAAGATCGTCCGCTCGCGTGAAAAGGCGCGGAAAGTCGACCTCTGA
- a CDS encoding LLM class flavin-dependent oxidoreductase, whose product MDDRLGFGVFLAPHHPIGENPTLQLQRDLQLATLLDDLGYDEFWVGEHHSGGWETIASPEMFLAATAMVTKRIKLGTGVVSIPYHHPFTVAQRIVMLDHLSRGRAMLGVGPGALPSDAFMLGIDPIVQRDQMDEGLGVIIRLLTEREPITVDGSWYRLRDAALHLRPIQRKLPIAVASMISPAGMKCAGKYGVGVLSVGSYLPEGLSALKTQWSFAESSAKEHGQQVDRENWRIVMPFHIADSKEEALRDVAEGLKRWNNEYVVGILGRPDGKNFDDGYEAAKFMNEMGGGIFGTPEDAIEKLEKLKQLSGGYGTVLAFAHDWAPREKMFRSYELLARHVIPRFQGQLDSIELSAARVTAKKVELMGAVAGAIMKAISSDEKAVEAFAKSAATGPFSLAPAQKAAADSAPRPAGK is encoded by the coding sequence ATGGACGACCGTCTTGGCTTCGGTGTGTTTCTCGCCCCGCATCATCCGATCGGCGAAAACCCGACCCTGCAACTGCAGCGCGACCTGCAGCTCGCGACGCTGCTCGACGATCTCGGCTACGACGAGTTCTGGGTCGGAGAGCATCATTCGGGCGGCTGGGAAACGATCGCCTCGCCGGAGATGTTCCTCGCCGCAACCGCGATGGTCACAAAGCGAATCAAGCTTGGCACCGGCGTAGTATCGATTCCGTATCACCATCCGTTCACAGTCGCGCAGCGAATCGTGATGCTCGACCATCTGAGCCGCGGGCGCGCGATGCTCGGCGTTGGCCCGGGCGCGCTGCCATCGGACGCTTTCATGCTCGGCATCGATCCGATCGTTCAGCGCGATCAGATGGACGAGGGCCTCGGCGTCATCATCCGCCTGCTCACCGAACGCGAGCCGATCACGGTTGATGGCTCATGGTATCGACTGCGCGACGCGGCACTGCATCTGCGCCCGATACAGCGCAAGTTGCCGATCGCGGTCGCGTCGATGATCTCGCCGGCCGGGATGAAGTGCGCGGGAAAATACGGCGTCGGCGTGCTGTCGGTCGGATCGTATCTGCCCGAGGGTCTCAGCGCGCTGAAGACGCAGTGGTCGTTTGCCGAGTCGTCGGCCAAGGAGCACGGGCAGCAGGTCGATCGCGAAAACTGGCGAATCGTGATGCCGTTCCATATCGCCGATTCCAAGGAAGAAGCGCTGCGCGACGTCGCCGAAGGCCTCAAGCGCTGGAACAACGAGTACGTGGTCGGAATCCTCGGGCGCCCGGACGGCAAGAACTTCGATGACGGTTACGAAGCGGCGAAGTTCATGAACGAGATGGGCGGTGGCATCTTCGGCACGCCTGAGGATGCGATCGAAAAGCTCGAAAAGCTGAAGCAGCTCTCGGGTGGTTACGGGACCGTGCTCGCATTCGCTCACGATTGGGCGCCGCGCGAGAAGATGTTCCGCAGCTACGAGTTGCTCGCCCGCCACGTTATCCCGCGATTCCAGGGCCAGCTCGATTCGATCGAGCTGAGCGCGGCGCGAGTGACGGCCAAGAAGGTCGAGCTGATGGGCGCGGTCGCCGGCGCGATAATGAAAGCGATCAGCTCCGACGAAAAAGCAGTCGAAGCATTCGCAAAGAGCGCTGCCACGGGACCCTTCAGCCTCGCCCCAGCCCAGAAAGCCGCCGCCGACTCAGCCCCCCGCCCGGCAGGAAAATAG
- a CDS encoding acyl-CoA dehydrogenase family protein — MVAESWIRAAPPDSIDLNGGPTKLDFGFSEEQEMLRDAAKRFLADNCETKYVRQMMADATAHDPGFWKKLVELGWPGLMIPENYGGQGGTFLDMTVIAEEAGKVLIPGPFFTSALLGAPLLIEGGSEAQKKNVLPKMASGEFIGTVAIAEAAGRFDADGIQLKASKSGSDYTISGEKFFVPDAHVANGIAVAVRTGGSGEKGVTILLVPRDTKGVTITQLKTVDMTRRLCHVKFDNVKVPGSDILGKEGEGWPILHRTLDIATAALSAEMVGTAQKALDMSVEYAKTRVQFGKPIGSFQAVKHKCVDMMVAVENARSLTYFACWTVDTKSPEAATAVPMAKAYASDMAKNVTSEAIQVHGGIGFTWEHDMHLFHRRALAGEANFGNAPVHREVVAKSLLD; from the coding sequence GTGGTAGCTGAATCATGGATCCGAGCGGCTCCGCCGGATTCCATCGATTTAAACGGAGGACCGACCAAGTTGGATTTCGGCTTTTCTGAAGAACAAGAAATGTTGCGCGATGCGGCCAAGCGCTTCCTGGCCGACAATTGCGAAACCAAGTACGTGCGCCAGATGATGGCCGACGCAACTGCGCATGATCCCGGCTTCTGGAAGAAGCTCGTCGAGCTCGGATGGCCCGGGTTGATGATCCCCGAAAATTACGGCGGCCAGGGCGGCACCTTCCTCGACATGACGGTAATCGCCGAGGAAGCGGGCAAGGTCCTGATCCCCGGCCCGTTCTTCACTTCGGCACTACTCGGCGCTCCGCTTCTGATCGAGGGCGGCTCCGAGGCGCAGAAGAAAAATGTCCTGCCCAAAATGGCGAGCGGCGAGTTTATCGGAACGGTCGCGATCGCCGAAGCCGCGGGACGTTTCGACGCGGACGGGATCCAGCTCAAGGCCTCGAAGAGCGGCTCCGATTACACGATCAGCGGCGAGAAGTTCTTCGTTCCCGATGCGCACGTCGCCAATGGAATCGCGGTCGCGGTCCGCACTGGCGGCTCCGGCGAAAAGGGCGTGACGATTCTGCTCGTGCCGCGCGATACGAAGGGCGTGACCATTACGCAGCTCAAGACCGTGGATATGACGCGGCGTCTGTGCCACGTGAAATTCGACAACGTCAAGGTTCCCGGCTCCGACATCCTCGGCAAGGAAGGCGAAGGCTGGCCGATCCTGCATCGCACGCTCGATATCGCAACGGCGGCGCTGTCGGCCGAGATGGTCGGCACCGCGCAGAAGGCGCTCGACATGTCGGTCGAGTACGCGAAGACCCGCGTGCAGTTCGGCAAGCCGATCGGCTCGTTCCAGGCCGTCAAGCATAAGTGCGTCGACATGATGGTCGCGGTCGAGAACGCGCGCTCGCTCACCTACTTCGCGTGCTGGACCGTGGATACCAAGTCGCCCGAGGCGGCGACTGCCGTGCCGATGGCGAAGGCGTACGCCTCTGATATGGCGAAGAACGTCACGTCCGAGGCGATCCAGGTCCACGGCGGTATCGGCTTCACTTGGGAGCACGATATGCATCTGTTCCATCGCCGCGCACTCGCGGGCGAAGCGAACTTCGGCAACGCGCCGGTGCATCGCGAGGTAGTGGCGAAGTCACTGCTCGACTGA
- a CDS encoding VOC family protein: MRCDICIDVDDVAAAVKFYGDGIGLEVVKAEQDWAQVKIGEQTIWIMKIAAGPAGEITRSYHRHWTPVHLDFHVKDIDAVIARAIAAGGKLENRPKPQLANLSDPSGNGVDLVKAND; this comes from the coding sequence ATGAGATGCGACATCTGTATCGACGTTGACGACGTCGCCGCCGCAGTGAAGTTCTACGGCGACGGCATCGGACTCGAAGTAGTGAAGGCGGAGCAGGACTGGGCGCAGGTGAAGATCGGCGAGCAGACGATCTGGATCATGAAGATCGCGGCCGGCCCGGCCGGCGAAATCACACGCTCATACCATCGCCACTGGACTCCAGTGCATCTCGATTTCCACGTCAAAGACATCGACGCGGTGATCGCGCGCGCCATCGCCGCAGGCGGCAAACTCGAAAACCGCCCCAAGCCCCAACTGGCAAACCTGTCAGACCCCTCCGGCAACGGCGTCGACCTGGTTAAGGCGAACGATTAG
- a CDS encoding glycosyltransferase family 39 protein: MKSRHALAALLVVVGFCAGLWPLAHDFYFAHVDEHLYADASIRMVQSGDWGTAYYNTGYPRFQKPILTYWLIAASYRAFGISALTSRLPSILAGVVTLLITHALAIRVTPRAPAAILAMLILGSTPVFILAAIRANPDIFLAMFIAWSVYGFFGLMFAETPSAGDGWHAYLGAGLAIMAKGVPGLIFLAYIWLFAATFVADRRRRVIPLIPLAVGLAIPVTWFLATLHAHGSLFTHVMFNDQVRARISLGIVATPLRMLAMVAQYVLFFLPWCIVLIAERVAQARADSIMRSEFARFAAGFALLYAIAFGLNPTMNGHYLLPACPLLAVVIAGALAELDSHASRVALEAAAAIVMVALAAFSIFAMLLNRDGLTITSGMACAAFAVSILLAIRRIRTSDLLMRLAVGIFLFFPLASVLLRPWLLPDFGQQVVAAVGPTASRISFVGPEPLASYVRLASGGTTQVMSGPDLSSALLSDLPIIAPKSDAELLESHGYAIAPVGGAIERESVSDVARAVFRVDFGNFLESSKQGFVLAIPASPPKP, from the coding sequence TTGAAATCGCGACACGCACTCGCGGCGCTGCTGGTCGTCGTGGGATTTTGCGCCGGCCTCTGGCCGCTCGCGCATGATTTTTATTTCGCGCACGTCGATGAGCATCTGTACGCCGACGCCTCGATTCGCATGGTGCAGTCGGGAGACTGGGGCACTGCGTACTACAACACCGGCTACCCGCGCTTTCAGAAGCCGATTCTGACCTACTGGCTGATAGCTGCGAGTTACCGGGCCTTCGGGATCAGCGCGCTCACCTCGCGGTTGCCCTCGATACTCGCGGGCGTCGTGACGCTCCTAATTACTCACGCGCTCGCGATACGCGTCACGCCGCGCGCTCCGGCCGCGATTCTCGCGATGCTCATCCTGGGGAGTACGCCGGTTTTTATTCTCGCGGCGATTCGCGCCAATCCCGACATTTTTCTCGCGATGTTCATCGCGTGGAGTGTGTACGGATTTTTCGGCCTGATGTTCGCTGAGACGCCGTCGGCGGGCGACGGATGGCATGCGTACCTCGGCGCTGGACTCGCGATCATGGCCAAGGGTGTCCCAGGTCTGATCTTTCTCGCATACATATGGCTCTTCGCCGCGACGTTCGTCGCCGACCGGCGGCGTCGCGTGATTCCGCTGATTCCGCTGGCGGTCGGACTCGCGATTCCCGTCACATGGTTCCTCGCGACGCTGCACGCACATGGCAGTTTGTTCACGCACGTGATGTTCAACGACCAGGTGCGGGCGCGCATCTCGCTCGGAATCGTCGCAACGCCGCTACGCATGCTGGCGATGGTTGCGCAATACGTACTCTTCTTCCTGCCGTGGTGCATCGTGCTGATCGCGGAGCGAGTTGCCCAGGCCCGAGCCGATTCAATCATGAGATCGGAGTTCGCGCGCTTCGCGGCAGGATTCGCCTTGCTCTATGCGATCGCGTTCGGCCTGAATCCCACGATGAATGGGCACTATCTTCTTCCCGCGTGCCCACTGCTCGCTGTCGTGATTGCCGGGGCGCTGGCTGAGCTCGATTCGCACGCCTCGCGTGTCGCTCTGGAAGCGGCTGCGGCCATCGTCATGGTGGCGCTGGCGGCATTCTCCATCTTCGCGATGCTCCTGAACCGCGACGGCTTGACGATTACCAGTGGGATGGCGTGCGCGGCGTTCGCCGTCTCGATTTTGTTGGCGATCCGACGCATCAGGACTTCCGACTTGCTGATGCGGCTGGCGGTCGGCATTTTCCTTTTCTTTCCGCTCGCGAGTGTTCTGCTCCGGCCATGGCTGTTGCCGGATTTTGGACAGCAGGTCGTGGCCGCGGTTGGACCCACCGCCTCGCGTATATCTTTCGTCGGGCCCGAACCGCTTGCGTCTTATGTTCGCCTTGCGTCGGGTGGAACCACGCAGGTGATGAGCGGGCCCGATCTGAGCAGCGCGCTTTTGTCGGACCTGCCGATAATCGCGCCCAAGTCAGACGCGGAGCTGCTCGAATCGCATGGCTATGCGATCGCGCCTGTCGGCGGCGCGATCGAGCGAGAGTCTGTTAGCGACGTGGCCCGAGCGGTGTTTCGCGTCGACTTCGGCAACTTCCTCGAATCGTCGAAGCAAGGATTTGTGCTTGCGATTCCAGCATCGCCTCCGAAACCATGA
- a CDS encoding nitroreductase family protein: MAQMDVYEAMRTLRAVRRLRPDPIPADVLHRVLEAATFAPTGGNQQPWRIVAVRDGAKKQRLGELYADRWHNYTKRYRPFPADMPADARERTERTLMAGDFLADHFGSTPVIAMFCFNPKFMAITDSEQKNRPSVVGGGSVYTAVENLLLACRAEGLGCVLTTLLCEREPEVRALLGIPDPWYTAAAIPIGYPVGRGHGPLIRRPVDQLVYADSWGAKF, from the coding sequence ATGGCCCAGATGGACGTTTACGAAGCGATGCGCACGCTGCGCGCGGTGCGCCGGCTCAGGCCCGATCCGATTCCCGCCGACGTGCTGCACCGCGTGCTCGAGGCCGCGACCTTTGCACCCACCGGCGGCAATCAGCAGCCGTGGCGAATCGTCGCGGTCCGCGACGGCGCGAAGAAGCAGCGCCTGGGCGAGCTCTACGCCGATCGCTGGCACAACTACACCAAGCGCTATCGTCCGTTCCCGGCCGACATGCCTGCCGATGCGCGCGAGCGCACCGAGCGCACACTCATGGCCGGCGACTTTCTCGCTGATCATTTTGGCTCGACGCCGGTCATCGCGATGTTTTGCTTCAATCCGAAGTTCATGGCGATCACCGATTCCGAGCAGAAGAATCGCCCATCGGTTGTCGGCGGCGGCTCGGTCTACACCGCTGTCGAGAATCTCCTGCTGGCGTGCCGCGCCGAGGGTCTGGGATGCGTATTGACGACGCTGCTCTGCGAGCGCGAGCCCGAGGTGCGCGCGCTGCTCGGCATTCCTGATCCGTGGTACACGGCAGCCGCGATCCCGATTGGCTATCCGGTCGGACGCGGACATGGCCCGCTCATTCGCCGCCCTGTCGATCAACTGGTGTATGCCGATTCGTGGGGCGCGAAGTTCTGA
- a CDS encoding methyltransferase domain-containing protein: MPTQAPDHKSLVKEEFTRQADAFASSPTIKDPDRIALLVAAVAPDATTRVLELATGPGHIALAFAPRCREVVGIDLTEAPLKIAEKMRAERGITNARFIQGDVEGRLPFDDGEFDAAVCRFSFHHFQNPANVAREMARVCRVGARIVVEDIGASEHPERAAYHNHFERLRDTSHTRFIPLSEMLTMIAAAGLDVVSVKTAEIPNPVERWLETTYTPPERAAEVREFIERDIREDLSGADARRQNGKLYFTHRSAIITARKLAHR; encoded by the coding sequence ATGCCGACGCAGGCTCCAGATCACAAGTCGTTGGTGAAGGAGGAATTCACACGCCAGGCCGACGCGTTTGCTTCTTCGCCAACTATCAAGGATCCCGATCGCATCGCACTTCTGGTTGCGGCTGTCGCGCCCGACGCGACGACGCGCGTGCTCGAGCTCGCGACCGGCCCCGGTCATATCGCGCTCGCATTTGCGCCGCGATGCCGCGAGGTCGTTGGCATCGACCTGACCGAGGCGCCGCTCAAGATCGCGGAGAAGATGCGCGCCGAGCGCGGAATCACCAATGCGCGATTCATCCAGGGCGACGTCGAAGGCCGGCTGCCGTTCGACGACGGCGAATTCGACGCGGCCGTGTGCCGTTTCTCGTTCCATCATTTTCAGAATCCCGCCAACGTCGCGCGCGAGATGGCGCGCGTCTGCCGCGTCGGCGCGCGAATCGTGGTCGAGGACATCGGAGCCAGCGAGCATCCGGAGCGCGCCGCGTATCACAATCATTTTGAGCGGCTGCGCGACACGTCGCATACGCGCTTCATTCCGCTTTCCGAGATGCTGACGATGATCGCGGCGGCCGGACTCGATGTCGTGAGCGTTAAGACCGCCGAGATTCCAAATCCCGTCGAGCGCTGGCTCGAGACGACCTACACGCCACCCGAGCGTGCCGCCGAGGTCCGCGAGTTTATCGAACGCGACATCCGCGAGGACTTAAGCGGCGCCGACGCACGGCGCCAGAATGGCAAGCTCTACTTCACGCATCGCTCGGCGATCATCACCGCGCGCAAGCTCGCGCATCGTTGA